Sequence from the Streptosporangium brasiliense genome:
GTAGGCGATCAGGATGGGGGTGCGGGCGGCGGAGACGCTCTCGTAGCGGCGCAGCGCGTAGGCGTGCAGGTCACCGATGGTGATCACCCCGTCGCCGTCCAGGTCGGCGGCCCGGGTGGTCAGGCCGTCGGCGAGGACGCCGGTCAGGCTCTGCGCGGGCCCGTGGACCCTCTCGTCGAGCCTCAGGGTCAGGGTGAGCGCCGCCGCGGCCACCCGGGGCTCGCCCGCCACGGCGAGCTGCCGGACCGGTGCGGCGGAACCCTCCAGGGCGCTCCAGCCGAAGTCCACGATCAGCAGTACGGCGGCCGCCGACGACTCGCCGACCTGCCGGCCGAACGCGCCGATCATCGACCCGAGCTGCCCGGAGGTCCAGCCGTTGTCGCCGGGGAGGCGGACGACCAGCAGGTCGCGCTCCTGCGCCGAGCGCAGGAACTCCCACACCCGCTCGCCGTCGGCGTGCGCCCCGCGGCCGCGCTCGGAGTCGACGGCGAAGCCCTCGGCGCGCAGCGCGCCGGCCAGGCGCACGTCCGGCGGGGCGGTGCGGGCCGGGCCGGGCGGGGAGCCGGGCGGGGCGTCCGGAGAGGGGTCGAGGAAGACCAGGGCCCTGCGGGCACCCACCCGGGGCGCGGTCTCGAAGGTCGGATGCGCGGAGGCCAGTCCCTCGCTCAACGGTGCTCCCGTCCTGACGGCGATGTGTGCCCCACTCTGGACGGCCGGGCGCCGCCGCATGCGGATCTTGGCGATAGGGCGACCGGTTTTGGGGAACGCTTGCCCCCGGGTTTCCGGAAAGTTTGGGCCGGGGCGGTCACCCCGTTCATGTGAATTCGATCGACTGGGCGCGTACCGTGAGGCAACGAGGAGGCGCCATGCTCCGCCGTACGCTGGTCCGCGCCGGAGGTCTGGCCGCCGGGTCGGCCCTGGCCGGATCGCTCTGGCAGGGGGCCGCGCGCGCCACCCCGGTGCGCTCCCGCGGCCCCTACGGCCCGCCCGGCCCGCCCGACGCCAACGGGGTCGCGCTGCCGGCCGGGTTCACCAGCAGGGTCGTGGCCCGCACCGGCCACCGGGTCGGCGGGGTGCTCTGGCACCCGGCGCCCGACGGCGGCGCGTGCTTCCCCGACGACGACGGCTGGATCTACGTGTCCAACTCCGAGATCCCGCTGCTCGGCGGCGCCACGGCGATCAGGTTCGGGCCCGGCGGGGCCGTCCGCGGCGCCTACCGGATCCTGTCGGGCACCAATCTCAACTGCGCCGGCGGCCGCACCCCGTGGAACACCTGGCTGTCGTGCGAGGAGGTCCCGCGCGGGCGGGTCTTCGAGTGCGACCCGTACGGCTCGCGCGCCGCGATGCCGCGCCTGGCCATGGGCAGGTTCAAGCACGAGGCGACCGCCTGCGACCCGGACCGGCGGGTCGTCTACCTGACCGAGGACGAGCCGGACGGCTGCTTCTACCGGTTCCGGCCGGCCCACTGGGGCGACCTGACGTCGGGCCTGCTGGAGGTGCTGTGCGCCCCCTCCGGCACCGGGCCGGTGACCTGGCGGCGGGTGCCCAACCCGGCCGCGTTGCTGGAGGCGACCCGCCACCAGGTCGACGCGGCCAGGCACTTCGCCGGGGGAGAGGGCTGCCACTACGCCGACGGCGTCTGCTTCTTCACCACCAAGGGCGACAACCGGGTGTGGGGCTACGACGCGGAGAACGAGCGCCTGGAGATCGTCTACGACGCCGACACCCCGCTGAACGGCGTGGACAACATCACCGGCACTCCCGGCGGTGACCTCTACGTCGCCGAGGACGGCGGCGACATGCAGATCAACCTGATCACCCCCGGCCGGGTGGTCGCCCCGTTCCTCCGGGTCGACGGCCACCCCAGGTCGGAGATCACCGGCCCCGCCTTCTCCCCGGACGGCAGCCGCCTCTACTTCTCCTCCCAGCGCGGGGCCCGCGGTGACGCCGCCGGGACCGGCGGCGTCACCTACGAGGTCAGCGGTCCGTTCCGCCGTCGGACGAGCGACTCCTGACGATCACGATGTGGTGGCACTGCGGCGCTCCGGAGCCCTCCGGCTGACCCGTCCGGACCTGACATCGGAAACGCCCGTCGGCCGGGCGCGACTCTCCGCCCAGGTCACGGGCGTGAATCCACGGGGCGGCCTGCGAGGTCCCGCGACAGCGGGCTCCTGTGGTGCGGCGGGTCAGAGGTCTCTGGCCCAGATCTCCTCGACGAACCCGTCGCCCGCCTCCTCGCCGACCGGCTCGAAGCCCGCCGCCCGGTAGATCCGGCGGGCGCCGGTCAGCACGTCCCTGGTCCACAGCATGATCCGCCGGTAGCCCGCCGCCCTGGCGAAGCGCAGGCACTCCTCGACGAGCCGCCCGCCGATCCCCATCCCCCTGGCGGACGGCTCGACCAGGAGCATCCGGAGCTGGGCCGTCTCGTCGTCCTTGTGCACGCAGAAGACGCATCCGGCCCGCTCGCCGTCCACCTCGGCGATCCACCCCGCGTCGCGCCCGGGGTCGTGGGCGTCGACGTAGTCGGCCACGATCCTGGCCACCAGCGCCTCGAAGTCCTCGCCCCAGCCGTACTCCTGGCTGTAGAGCACGCCGTGGCGGTGCACCACCCAGCCGAGGTCTCCCGGGCGCGGCGGGCGGATGACGTAGGGGCGGGCCTTCGGGGCCCGGGTGAGGATCTCCTGGATCGCCGCCATGCTCGCCACCAGCCGCTGCCGGTCCTCCTCTCCCACCTCCTCCAGCAGGCCACGCACCTGCGTCGCCGAGCGCTCGTCGAGGGTGGCGAAGGTGGCCCTGCCCGCCTCGGTCAGCCCGGCGACCTGCCGCCGGCCGTCGGCGGCCGACCGCTCGCGCACGATCAGCCCGTCGGTCTCGAACCGGCCGAGCATCCTGCTGAGGTATCCGGCGTCGAGCCCGAGCAGCCGCCGCAGTTCGCCGGTCTCCATGTGGTCGCGCTGGGCGAGCTCGAACAGCACCCTCACCTCGGTGAGGGAGTAGGGAGTGTCCAGGACGCCCTGGTGGAGCACGCCGATGACCCCGGTGTAGAAGCGGTTGAAGGCGCGGACCTCCGCGACATGGTTCTGCATGTCTGACAGGATCAA
This genomic interval carries:
- a CDS encoding bifunctional helix-turn-helix transcriptional regulator/GNAT family N-acetyltransferase, with translation MQNHVAEVRAFNRFYTGVIGVLHQGVLDTPYSLTEVRVLFELAQRDHMETGELRRLLGLDAGYLSRMLGRFETDGLIVRERSAADGRRQVAGLTEAGRATFATLDERSATQVRGLLEEVGEEDRQRLVASMAAIQEILTRAPKARPYVIRPPRPGDLGWVVHRHGVLYSQEYGWGEDFEALVARIVADYVDAHDPGRDAGWIAEVDGERAGCVFCVHKDDETAQLRMLLVEPSARGMGIGGRLVEECLRFARAAGYRRIMLWTRDVLTGARRIYRAAGFEPVGEEAGDGFVEEIWARDL
- a CDS encoding alkaline phosphatase PhoX, producing MLRRTLVRAGGLAAGSALAGSLWQGAARATPVRSRGPYGPPGPPDANGVALPAGFTSRVVARTGHRVGGVLWHPAPDGGACFPDDDGWIYVSNSEIPLLGGATAIRFGPGGAVRGAYRILSGTNLNCAGGRTPWNTWLSCEEVPRGRVFECDPYGSRAAMPRLAMGRFKHEATACDPDRRVVYLTEDEPDGCFYRFRPAHWGDLTSGLLEVLCAPSGTGPVTWRRVPNPAALLEATRHQVDAARHFAGGEGCHYADGVCFFTTKGDNRVWGYDAENERLEIVYDADTPLNGVDNITGTPGGDLYVAEDGGDMQINLITPGRVVAPFLRVDGHPRSEITGPAFSPDGSRLYFSSQRGARGDAAGTGGVTYEVSGPFRRRTSDS